In Phyllostomus discolor isolate MPI-MPIP mPhyDis1 chromosome 3, mPhyDis1.pri.v3, whole genome shotgun sequence, a single genomic region encodes these proteins:
- the MBLAC1 gene encoding metallo-beta-lactamase domain-containing protein 1 has protein sequence MSGLVRTELLHGEPPLRVPGDPYSVVVLLQGYAEPEGVGDTVRADGSVTLVLPRAGGQVSHRQPPPEGGKAKTTLEEAARGPILVDTGGPWSREALLGALAGQGVAPADVTLVVGTHGHSDHIGNLGLFPGAALLVSHDFCLPRGRYLPHGLSEEQPLRLGPGLEVWATPGHGGQRDVSVVVAGTTLGTVAVVGDVFERDGDGDSWQALSEDPVAQERSRKRVLGTADVVVPGHGAPFKVVREAWNPETKGPGNSWQSPMVGNEDPTMQG, from the coding sequence ATGAGCGGTCTAGTGAGAACAGAGCTGCTGCACGGGGAGCCACCTCTGCGGGTGCCTGGCGACCCCTACTCCGTTGTGGTTCTACTGCAGGGCTACGCAGAACCCGAGGGGGTTGGTGACACTGTTCGCGCCGATGGCTCTGTGACCCTTGTCCTGCCCCGGGCCGGGGGCCAGGTCAGCCACCGACAGCCCCCACCCGAGGGCGGCAAGGCGAAGACCACGCTGGAGGAGGCAGCCCGTGGCCCCATCCTCGTCGACACTGGAGGCCCCTGGTCTCGGGAGGCGCTCCTCGGGGCCCTGGCAGGGCAGGGCGTGGCCCCCGCAGACGTGACTTTGGTGGTGGGGACCCACGGACACTCGGATCATATCGGGAACCTGGGGCTGTTTCCAGGAGCAGCTCTGTTGGTCTCGCACGACTTCTGCCTTCCCAGGGGCCGCTACCTCCCCCACGGGCTAAGTGAGGAACAGCCTCTGCGGCTGGGGCCAGGACTCGAGGTGTGGGCCACGCCGGGCCATGGGGGCCAGCGGGACGTGAGCGTGGTGGTGGCGGGCACGACTCTGGGCACCGTAGCGGTGGTGGGCGATGTGTTTGAACGTGATGGGGATGGGGACTCGTGGCAGGCCCTGAGTGAAGACCCAGTGGCCCAGGAGCGGAGCCGTAAGAGAGTCCTAGGCACTGCCGACGTGGTCGTGCCTGGTCACGGAGCCCCCTTCAAGGTGGTCAGGGAAGCCTGGAACCCAGAAACAAAGGGTCCAGGGAACAGCTGGCAGAGTCCCATGGTCGGAAATGAGGATCCCACAATGCAGGGATGA